A region from the Leptospirillum ferriphilum ML-04 genome encodes:
- a CDS encoding DUF3105 domain-containing protein produces MSAAPARKNSLLSRWPLILVLFILTVFFVYVSRQKNPSNPQNTVSSSAATSPATTPVSAATDATHPGMFYPSQGHDHWDLARLQKFQYNSNPPTSGPHMEQFIDSYTPSSPLPAYIQVHLLEHGNVLIQYNCTCPHTVEALKKIASSFDTYSPSLGLEEGKAVIVAPNPSLPHRIVLTAWTRLLGMDTLDEKAAGQFISTWLGNAQNTRQ; encoded by the coding sequence ATGTCTGCAGCACCGGCCAGAAAAAATTCCCTGCTTTCCCGTTGGCCTCTCATTCTGGTTCTGTTCATCCTGACCGTTTTCTTCGTCTATGTCAGCCGGCAGAAAAATCCGTCGAACCCCCAGAACACTGTTTCCTCATCCGCCGCCACCAGTCCTGCCACAACACCTGTTTCTGCCGCGACAGACGCAACCCATCCGGGAATGTTCTATCCATCTCAGGGACACGATCACTGGGACCTTGCCCGTCTCCAGAAGTTTCAGTACAACTCGAATCCGCCCACGTCGGGACCGCACATGGAACAGTTTATCGACAGCTACACCCCCTCTTCACCGCTGCCGGCCTACATCCAGGTCCATCTTCTGGAGCACGGAAACGTTTTGATCCAGTACAACTGCACCTGCCCCCATACCGTCGAGGCGCTCAAAAAGATCGCGTCCTCCTTCGACACCTACTCCCCTTCACTGGGGCTCGAGGAAGGGAAAGCGGTGATCGTGGCACCCAATCCTTCGCTTCCTCATCGGATCGTTCTGACGGCATGGACAAGACTTCTCGGCATGGACACCCTCGACGAGAAAGCCGCAGGACAGTTTATCTCCACCTGGCTGGGCAACGCTCAAAACACACGCCAGTAG
- a CDS encoding Slp family lipoprotein encodes MPIHPPGRPFFRFSGKLRVFTMFAVVFSVFSGCALFDSPPFPKQEVRWADRQILFRDIAHHPESLQGQHVILGGKILNITRKGMVSTIIVKEYPLGKELHPDTEKPSMGIFEIVTDEFLPADRYKPGHKVEVIGTVIGPTDLKTAGGRRVRIPVIRGRHLHAQAPAPPPMPMDMMDPGFMDPGFMGPGFFGPGMMMPGFF; translated from the coding sequence ATGCCGATCCATCCACCCGGAAGACCATTTTTCCGGTTCAGCGGAAAACTCCGCGTCTTTACCATGTTTGCCGTTGTCTTTTCTGTTTTTTCAGGATGCGCGCTGTTTGATTCGCCACCTTTCCCCAAACAGGAAGTCCGATGGGCCGATCGGCAGATTCTTTTCCGTGACATCGCCCATCACCCGGAATCCCTCCAGGGACAGCATGTCATTCTGGGCGGAAAAATTCTGAACATTACCCGGAAGGGCATGGTCAGTACGATCATCGTGAAAGAGTATCCGTTGGGGAAAGAGCTCCATCCCGATACGGAAAAGCCTTCCATGGGAATTTTCGAGATCGTGACCGACGAATTCCTTCCCGCCGACCGCTACAAACCGGGACATAAGGTGGAAGTCATCGGAACTGTCATCGGACCGACGGACCTGAAGACAGCGGGAGGGCGGCGAGTTCGCATTCCCGTCATCCGGGGACGCCATCTCCATGCCCAGGCTCCTGCCCCCCCTCCCATGCCAATGGACATGATGGATCCGGGATTCATGGACCCGGGATTTATGGGGCCCGGATTTTTTGGCCCCGGCATGATGATGCCCGGCTTCTTCTGA
- a CDS encoding arsenic transporter, producing MLAAIVFILTLMLVILQPRGLGIGWSALIGAAADLALGVVHWKDVPVVWSIIWDATFTFVALIILSLLLDEAGFFHWAALHMGRLGQGRPSRLFFLVILLGMGVSAVFANDGAALILTPIVLAMLLSLGLTPSGALAFVIATGFVADTTSLPFIISNLVNIVSADFFHISFVRYSQVMVPVDILSGVSTLLVLWLYYRRHLPESYNLSLLESPRHAIRDPVVFRWGFALLFLLLIVYFVSAPLGIPVSLVTSSAAILLLLIAARAYTGGKGRLIPIIPVLKGAPWQIVLFSMGMYLVVYGLKNANLTAFLSTLLADLASHGLWVATIGTGFLSALLSSVMNNLPSVLIGALSIQGAGSFPDGIRESMIYANVIGCDLGPKFTPIGSLATLLWLHVLEKKGEHIGWGLYMRVGIVLTVPVLLATLAGLAGWIGFLGHIRH from the coding sequence ATGCTGGCCGCCATTGTTTTTATCCTCACACTCATGCTGGTTATCCTCCAGCCACGGGGGCTCGGAATCGGCTGGAGTGCCCTGATCGGGGCAGCCGCCGATCTTGCTCTGGGCGTTGTGCACTGGAAAGACGTCCCCGTTGTGTGGAGCATTATTTGGGATGCCACGTTTACATTCGTGGCCCTGATCATCCTCTCCCTGCTCCTGGACGAAGCCGGTTTTTTTCACTGGGCGGCACTTCACATGGGCCGACTGGGACAGGGACGTCCTTCGCGTCTTTTTTTCCTCGTGATTCTCCTCGGAATGGGGGTTTCTGCCGTCTTCGCAAACGATGGTGCGGCACTGATTCTGACACCGATCGTCCTGGCGATGCTCCTCTCCCTGGGGTTGACCCCGTCCGGGGCACTGGCGTTCGTCATTGCCACCGGGTTTGTCGCCGACACAACCTCTCTCCCATTCATCATCTCAAACCTTGTGAACATCGTTTCGGCTGACTTTTTTCACATCTCTTTCGTCCGCTACTCCCAGGTGATGGTGCCAGTGGACATTCTCTCGGGAGTTTCAACCCTGCTGGTTCTCTGGCTTTACTACAGGCGCCACCTTCCGGAATCCTATAATTTGTCTCTCCTGGAATCCCCCCGGCACGCTATCCGGGATCCGGTCGTCTTCCGATGGGGATTTGCCCTCCTCTTCCTTCTCCTGATCGTCTATTTCGTGAGTGCACCTCTTGGAATCCCGGTCTCTCTTGTGACCTCATCGGCAGCCATCCTCCTCCTCCTGATCGCGGCCCGCGCATACACCGGGGGAAAAGGGCGGCTCATTCCCATCATCCCTGTTTTGAAGGGCGCCCCCTGGCAAATCGTCCTCTTCAGCATGGGGATGTACCTGGTCGTCTATGGCCTGAAAAACGCCAACCTGACGGCTTTTCTCTCAACTCTTCTCGCAGACCTTGCCTCCCATGGTCTCTGGGTCGCGACTATCGGCACCGGATTCCTGTCTGCTCTCCTGTCCTCCGTCATGAACAACCTGCCATCGGTTCTGATCGGGGCCTTGTCCATCCAGGGAGCCGGCTCCTTTCCGGACGGCATTCGCGAATCCATGATCTATGCGAATGTCATCGGGTGTGATCTGGGCCCGAAGTTTACCCCCATTGGAAGCCTGGCCACTCTTCTCTGGCTGCATGTTCTGGAAAAGAAGGGAGAACATATCGGGTGGGGTCTCTATATGCGCGTGGGAATTGTCCTCACCGTCCCGGTCCTTCTTGCAACCCTTGCGGGTCTGGCCGGCTGGATCGGCTTTCTGGGCCACATCCGTCACTGA
- a CDS encoding cupredoxin domain-containing protein encodes MSSGRSRILFLSLLTRAGLVILTVAAILHLSTVRAETSSTYVLHLKKHVFTPENLIVPAQRPIILHVSNDDNHPEEFESYDLEFEIIVLPHHAIDVPIRALPPGTYEFFGDFHPRTARGHLTVRP; translated from the coding sequence TTGAGTTCTGGCCGTTCCCGCATCCTTTTCCTGTCTCTCCTGACACGGGCGGGACTTGTGATTCTGACCGTCGCAGCCATTCTTCACCTCTCCACCGTCCGGGCCGAGACATCCTCCACCTATGTCCTCCACCTGAAAAAGCATGTTTTCACCCCGGAGAATCTGATCGTCCCGGCCCAACGCCCAATCATCCTGCACGTATCGAACGACGACAATCATCCGGAAGAGTTCGAAAGCTACGATCTCGAATTCGAAATCATCGTTCTGCCTCATCACGCCATCGACGTTCCGATACGGGCCCTTCCTCCGGGAACATACGAATTCTTCGGGGACTTTCATCCCCGAACCGCCCGGGGCCATCTGACCGTTCGCCCCTGA
- a CDS encoding heavy-metal-associated domain-containing protein, producing the protein MKIKILAFTALVLLGTSLSGPAPAFSAPEKLTLRLGGQYCNFYLDDVTKALMGVPGVQHVAYNKTQDQVTVQGNGDKLKESEVIQAINGVKGSSWYCEAHRMP; encoded by the coding sequence ATGAAGATAAAAATTCTGGCTTTCACAGCCCTCGTGCTCCTGGGAACATCCCTTTCCGGTCCGGCCCCGGCCTTCAGCGCGCCGGAAAAGCTGACCCTTCGCCTGGGAGGGCAGTACTGCAATTTCTACCTGGACGACGTCACGAAAGCCCTGATGGGTGTCCCGGGAGTGCAGCATGTCGCCTACAACAAAACCCAGGATCAGGTGACGGTTCAGGGCAATGGGGACAAACTCAAGGAATCCGAGGTGATCCAGGCCATTAATGGCGTCAAGGGATCTTCCTGGTATTGCGAAGCCCATCGGATGCCCTAG
- a CDS encoding metalloregulator ArsR/SmtB family transcription factor, with protein MNLSKQGPDPDDDLFFALTHALRRRALLSLLERGPLCVCHLTEILGSSQPTVSRQMSVLRAKGLVEPLRKGQWIYYSLARSLPAWTRTFLTTLYETRPDFQNRSYQLSQNFCPVQAPTRLLFLCTQNACRSQISFGWARALGGAWVDVRSAGTHPHPDGVNPLAISVMRERGIDLSGQSSTPVDASLLRWANLVVTVCGEADESCPVLPPGVRKEHWPIPDPDRIHGSSREIYLAFTRTRDEIESRIRDLFQRLGIDILDRPLPFMATN; from the coding sequence ATGAATCTTTCAAAACAGGGTCCCGATCCTGATGACGATCTTTTTTTCGCTCTCACCCATGCTCTCCGACGACGGGCCCTGCTCAGTCTTCTCGAACGGGGTCCTCTCTGTGTCTGTCACCTGACGGAAATCCTGGGCTCATCCCAACCGACCGTCTCCCGGCAGATGTCGGTACTCCGGGCAAAAGGCCTTGTCGAACCTCTCCGGAAAGGCCAGTGGATCTATTACAGCCTCGCCCGAAGTCTGCCCGCCTGGACGAGGACCTTTCTGACCACGTTGTACGAAACGAGGCCGGACTTTCAGAACCGGTCCTACCAATTGTCACAGAATTTTTGTCCGGTACAGGCCCCGACCCGATTGCTCTTTCTGTGCACTCAAAATGCCTGTCGTTCGCAGATTTCTTTTGGATGGGCGAGAGCTCTTGGCGGAGCATGGGTGGACGTCCGTTCCGCAGGAACACACCCTCACCCGGATGGAGTGAACCCGCTGGCCATTTCCGTCATGCGAGAAAGAGGGATCGATCTTTCCGGACAATCCTCGACTCCTGTTGATGCCTCTCTTCTCCGGTGGGCCAATCTGGTGGTGACGGTCTGCGGAGAAGCCGACGAATCCTGTCCGGTTCTTCCTCCCGGAGTCCGGAAAGAACATTGGCCGATTCCCGATCCCGACCGGATCCATGGCTCTTCGCGGGAAATCTATCTGGCGTTCACCCGGACCCGTGACGAAATTGAAAGCCGCATCCGGGACCTCTTTCAACGCCTAGGCATAGACATCCTGGACAGGCCTCTTCCCTTCATGGCGACAAACTGA
- a CDS encoding Kelch repeat-containing protein — protein MGLLFRQRFLFLLTLVLLANSSKGFAQSQETLTGWAPLPVTPVEIFRVNPETGKNRDLIDIRTTDKRGFFQFRRPRHTPLRLLWFAPLDPCSLNGQSASYSAVVLPSFSGSTPFRIDFESSAKDQRTRFLYRLKKGQQSWSSLYTHSSRWFDGVFGDEQKVISPDAEASPFESVLYLISLWNGGHSWNAGSVLAEDVSDGLLDGRSDKRPLVYCGQTLPALLGTVDWREAVWQEVGNRTSRLSAIQKRFLLRTALRVGQMAPDPGHIWKSLPPMPTERDSVLVVGGPGIPPTVIGGETNQGISTAVERYIPEDRRWIPLPSYPLGVAYASGVALPGGRIFVTGGFNSQGFTRLSFLFDPHRQKWIRLRDAPVARAASTAVLLPDGEILVTGGEDEKGMTAKTERFNLQKNRWIREKDAPLARIGGVSAFLPDGRVWIGEGLVSSGGITGQGFFYEPDTRRWTPAPVAVTPRLYPAAAVLPDGKVLVLDGLNRTGVLDTGDLFDSRKNTWSTFPASDLIRRKETGAALLNDGSLLLVGGEDASGNSVGTATRLQEGFGEGPSH, from the coding sequence ATGGGTTTGCTGTTCCGGCAAAGGTTCCTTTTTCTTCTGACCCTTGTTCTGTTGGCCAATAGTTCAAAAGGATTTGCCCAATCCCAAGAGACACTCACCGGATGGGCACCTTTGCCCGTTACGCCGGTCGAAATTTTTCGCGTCAACCCGGAAACCGGGAAAAACAGGGATCTGATCGATATCCGGACAACGGACAAAAGAGGTTTTTTTCAATTCCGGCGTCCCCGACATACTCCCCTTCGACTTCTCTGGTTTGCCCCCCTGGATCCCTGTTCCCTGAATGGCCAGTCCGCTTCCTACTCCGCCGTCGTCTTGCCCTCCTTCTCCGGGAGCACCCCGTTCAGGATTGACTTTGAAAGCAGTGCAAAAGACCAGAGAACACGATTCCTCTATCGCTTGAAAAAAGGACAACAGTCCTGGTCTTCCCTCTACACTCACTCCTCCCGCTGGTTCGACGGCGTGTTCGGGGATGAGCAAAAGGTGATCTCTCCCGATGCAGAGGCATCCCCGTTCGAAAGCGTCCTGTACCTGATCTCCCTCTGGAATGGCGGTCACTCCTGGAACGCGGGCTCCGTGCTGGCAGAAGACGTGTCCGATGGCCTCCTGGACGGACGAAGCGACAAGAGGCCTCTCGTCTACTGCGGACAGACTTTGCCCGCACTGCTTGGAACCGTCGACTGGCGGGAGGCCGTCTGGCAGGAAGTGGGGAACCGGACATCCCGTCTTTCTGCAATCCAAAAACGATTTCTCCTCCGGACCGCTCTCCGTGTCGGCCAGATGGCCCCCGACCCCGGTCATATTTGGAAATCTCTTCCTCCAATGCCCACCGAAAGGGATTCCGTTCTGGTCGTGGGGGGACCGGGAATCCCGCCGACCGTCATCGGCGGAGAGACAAACCAGGGGATTTCCACGGCTGTCGAGCGCTACATTCCGGAGGACCGTCGATGGATCCCCCTTCCCTCCTATCCTTTGGGGGTTGCCTATGCTTCCGGTGTCGCCCTGCCCGGGGGAAGAATTTTCGTGACAGGAGGATTCAACAGCCAGGGTTTTACCCGCCTGAGTTTTCTCTTTGATCCCCACCGGCAAAAATGGATCCGGCTCAGGGATGCTCCTGTGGCCCGGGCCGCCAGTACGGCAGTTCTTCTTCCCGATGGCGAGATTCTGGTCACAGGCGGAGAGGATGAGAAGGGAATGACAGCAAAAACCGAACGATTCAATCTGCAGAAGAACCGGTGGATTCGGGAGAAAGACGCTCCCCTCGCCCGTATTGGAGGCGTTTCCGCCTTTCTTCCGGATGGTCGGGTCTGGATTGGGGAAGGGCTTGTCAGCAGCGGAGGAATCACAGGACAAGGATTTTTCTACGAACCGGACACCCGCCGCTGGACTCCTGCTCCCGTGGCAGTAACGCCGCGTTTATACCCCGCGGCGGCCGTTCTTCCGGACGGGAAAGTCCTCGTTCTCGACGGTCTCAACCGGACGGGCGTTCTCGATACGGGAGACCTGTTCGATTCCCGAAAGAACACATGGTCGACATTTCCGGCATCCGACCTGATCCGGAGAAAAGAAACCGGGGCCGCACTTCTCAATGACGGCTCCCTTCTCCTCGTCGGGGGGGAGGATGCCTCGGGAAACTCCGTTGGAACGGCCACCCGTCTTCAGGAAGGGTTTGGGGAAGGCCCCTCCCACTGA
- a CDS encoding FTR1 family iron permease → METFLILARETLEASLLVGILATTLKRLGRTSDMKRVWWGTGLAVAACLVLGLLANRLESFLSGSLKTWLDISIFFLAAVFLSFMVLWMTQNAPAMKGRIQGKALTALESGHGEVLFLLAFMGVFREGLETILFLWGIALQGDSGSTLATPLLEGMAGVVTGILVVFALFKGFSRIPLTLFFRLTSVLLILMAAGMIASGVGRLISIGVLSPLIFQVWDTSRLLNEHSMIGTLFSDFFGYRARPSLMTLITVWGYLAVMFTGLWRISQIRTAPSPGTLPEKTSRPTGHTERP, encoded by the coding sequence ATGGAAACCTTCCTCATCTTGGCAAGAGAAACACTGGAAGCCTCTCTCCTCGTGGGAATCCTGGCGACCACCCTGAAACGGCTCGGCCGGACAAGCGACATGAAGCGTGTCTGGTGGGGGACCGGGCTCGCCGTCGCAGCCTGTCTTGTTCTTGGTCTTCTGGCGAATCGTCTGGAATCCTTTCTCTCAGGCTCCCTCAAGACATGGCTGGATATCTCGATCTTTTTTCTCGCGGCCGTTTTTCTTTCTTTCATGGTTCTCTGGATGACACAGAATGCCCCTGCCATGAAGGGCCGGATCCAGGGAAAAGCCTTGACTGCCCTGGAGTCAGGGCACGGGGAAGTGCTGTTTCTCCTGGCGTTCATGGGTGTCTTCCGGGAAGGCCTTGAGACCATTCTTTTCCTCTGGGGAATCGCCCTGCAGGGCGATTCGGGTTCAACGCTCGCAACACCCCTGCTGGAAGGCATGGCGGGTGTTGTCACCGGCATCCTCGTCGTTTTTGCTCTTTTCAAGGGATTTTCCCGCATTCCCCTGACGCTCTTCTTTCGGCTGACATCCGTCCTCCTGATCCTGATGGCGGCCGGCATGATTGCTTCCGGAGTAGGGAGGCTGATTTCAATCGGCGTTCTTTCCCCTCTCATCTTTCAAGTCTGGGATACGAGCCGTCTCCTGAACGAACACTCCATGATCGGGACACTCTTTTCAGACTTTTTCGGCTATCGGGCCCGTCCGTCGCTCATGACACTGATCACGGTCTGGGGCTATCTTGCCGTCATGTTCACCGGACTGTGGAGAATCTCCCAAATCCGGACGGCCCCGTCCCCCGGAACCCTTCCGGAGAAAACATCCCGCCCGACAGGGCACACGGAGCGCCCTTGA